The Spinacia oleracea cultivar Varoflay unplaced genomic scaffold, BTI_SOV_V1 SOVchr0_004, whole genome shotgun sequence genome contains the following window.
ataaaatttcAGTAATTTGCTACAAACTTCAGTCATGCTACATTGTGAAGATATTCATATGGGTGAAACCGTCAATAGGCTTACCACTATATATGGGTGTACAGAGAAATAAATGTGTTAATCTGCAAACCTAATTAAGGTGAATGATATAAGATTAAACGTTGTTTCAAGCATTAAACTAAATTCAGATATCATATTGCTGAATTGCAGATTTATCCACAATCCATCATCCCAGTCTTTCCTTTTAATCTTTCCCTTCATTAGTCACTCACCTCGATCCTTACTCTATTATGCAATATTCCCAATAACCAAGAGACAATACAAGAGAGTAACCCAAGAGCTTCCGGAAAAGAGCATGATATAACTAGTAcattgaaaataaaatataataagtcCATAGATCGAATCAATAGAATACAAATACAATGAATAACGGCGTAAAATAAATAAGCATGATCAATCGGCCCCACCCTCTTCCGCTACTGGTAAAGAATCACCTAAATCAAACAAATCTCTAGGCTTATTCTTAACAACATGGAACCATCCTTTTTGTATCTCATCTTCTATGTAAAAGACTTATTTTGCTTGAGATGAGAATACAAATGGATCATCTTGCAATAATCGTCCAGTATGCATCAATTTAGAGAAATTGACACATACTCCGCCGTTTGGATATGTTCTTACACCCCTACGAATGTCTACCCAATCACAACGAAACAATACAACTTTATAATCTCCATAGTAATTTAATTCATAGATATCCATCACTTTTCCGTAGTATGCCACTCCATCCGCTTCAACCATAACTCCagaattttgtgtcaaaagacgaCAATCGCGATCAGTGGAAAGGAATTTGTATCCATTGATTATGTATCCTTTTAATTTTCTGCCATAAGAATGCAAACCACCCGCCAAAGGGTTTCTTAGTTTCCCATCTTCGGTGGTTGCATCTATGGAATGTACCTACGATAATACTTAATTATATCAAATaaagtttattttttcaaaaacagAAGTATGTATTAACATTAAAAGAACTTAAGTAACCTTGTTTCGCAGCCACCCTCCAAATTCATTGATGATCCATTTACTTTCATCACTCTCCGCGACGGAAGTTTCTAAGTTCATTTGACGCTTCTCGGTTAAAATTTCACTTCATGGAAGAAGAAAAAACATAAGAGTGATTTATTACAAAATTTGTTATTCAAAAGAAAACCAACATAATACTTACTCTAGATCCCCTTTGATCTCATCAGAGTGAAGTAAAACGTAGCGATGGGCTTGTTTTAAGCTTTGACCATCAAGGCGAATGCTGACTTCCTTTCCAATGACTCGACCGCCGGAATTAAATAAGTAATCATCAGAATTTGAAATGTCATCATCCATCCTTTTAGGCATGTTGAAGATGGTCTTAACACCTTGAAGATATCTCGAGCAAAACCTAATTGTCTCCTCTAAAAGGTAGCCTTCCGCGATAGATCCTTCAGGTTGGGTTTTATTGGTTACATGTGACTTCAAATGGGAcaaatacctttcaaataaAATGTTTGTATATAATAAAtgtaaattatttaataaaaaaatataattcacataGGTAAGATATAAACCTTTCAATGGGATACATTCATCTGTATTGCACTGGTCCACCAAGTTTAACCTCCTCCACTAAGTGAATCAACTAATGGACCATGATTGTGAAAAATGAAGGCAAAAACTCCATTTCCAACTGACAAAGAGTTAAAACAATTCCATCTTGAAGACCATCTAAATCATCTGGATCAATACTGGTGGAGCACAACTTCTTGAAAAACGAAGACAATCTAGCCAACAAGTCAATCACCTTTGTAGCATTAGAAACTCTTAAGGCGACGGGGAGTATATCTTGCATTAGCACATGGTTGTCATGACTCTTGAGGTTAATCAACTCCCTTTGCTTCATATTCACACAACTAGAAAGGTTGGATCCATATCCATCCGGAACTTTAAGTTTCTCCAAAACATTTAAGAATCTCTCTTTTTCCTCCCTAGACATAGAATAGGAAGCTGAAGGCATGTATTCATTTCCATTGTGATCAACACTAAGCCAAAGGTGAGTCTTTATTGTCCATGCTTCAAGGGCTTCTCGATCATCCCTATTATCTCTACTCTTATCCATACTAAGAAGTGTTCCCAAATGATTCTCagacacatttttctcaatgtgcataacGTCTAAATTATGCCTTAGAAGATTATGCTCCCAATACACCAAATCAAAGAATATGCTTCTCTTGGTACCAAAGACAATTTCATCTTGGACATCATTGTTATCAGTATGTCCTCTTTGTCTCTTTTTCGGTGGTGCCTTTGACTTTCCATAAACATACTCGACCTTTTCTTGTTGCCTCAATATATCAGTGCCGCTAGGACGAGATGGGGCTTCACCCAACTCATTAGTTCCAAACTTCTCACAAAACTTTACACCCTGACGTCGATATGGGTGATCTGCGGGTAACCATTTTCTATAGCTACAATAACAAATCTTGTTCCCAAATCTATCAGAGGGTGTGGAATCCATGCATATAGGACATGCATTGTAACCTTTTGTGCTCAAACCAGAGAGCATTGCATAGCTAGGAAAGTCATTAATAGTCCAAAGCAGAGCCGCGCGCAAATTAAATTTCACTCCGTCAAAAGCATCAAAAGCTTCAACCCCTCCCCACAGCAATTTCAACTCATGAACTAATGGTTGCAAATACACGTCAATATCATTTCCAAGACTTGCTTTTCCGGGAATAAGTGTGGACAAAATGAAAGAAGATGGTTTCATACATAGCCATGGTGGAATATTATAAGGAATCAACACCACTGGCCATGTACTATAAGTAGTGTTCATTAAACGGTAAGGATTAAACCCATCGCTCGCAAGACCTAATCGAACACTACGAGGGTCTAATGCAAAATATGTATAACACTCATCAAATGCCTTCCACGCTATGGCATCGGAAGGATGCCTCAAAATCTTCTTATCATCTTCACCCAATCGCTCTGTATCATGCCATCTCATATTTTCTGCTGTTTCTGATGACATGTAGATTCTTTTTAGTCTTGGGATAAGAGGAAAATATCGCATTACCTTAGCTGGCACACCTTTCTTACAAGTATTCGTACCTTGATCACTTACATCGTCACCCTTCTTACCCTTGGTTGTTTTCCACCTCGATTTACCACAAACATGACACTTGTCTTTCTCTAAAAATTCACCCCAATACAGCATACAATCATTAGGACAAGCATCAATTTTTTCATACCCAAGGCCCAAGtcttttatcattttcttaCTGTAATAATAAGACGAGGGAAAATCAAGTATTTGAGGAAATGCATCTAAAATCAGCTTCAAGAGCATATTGAAAGATTCAATGGACCAGTGATGCATACACTTCAAGTGAAATAAGTGTAGAAGAAAAGATAACTTTGAAAAATTAATACACCCCTCATATAATTTCTCCTCAGAAGCTTGAAGTAGCTTCTTATATGTCGCATCTTCTTCTATTGTAGAATCATCATATTGAACATCTGTGTCGTATGACACGGGCTCCTCATACCATTCACCATCCTCTCTTGCTTCAAAAGTTGGAAAATTTGGTGGCACATTAACACTAAAAGCTGATCTTAATAGTCCTCCCATATTATCTCGACCTACAAACCCACTTTTATTACCAAGGGATCCTTcactagtactccctccatcacTCCCTAACATACGTTGAACCATATCCCCTTTACCATGAAAGATCCAATTTCTATACGACTTATAAAACCCCTTAAACAAAATATGTCGCTCTACATCATTAACCGGGAACCATTTATCCACCTTACAGTTCTTACATGGACATCTAATTTTTCCTTCGAATAGACCTTGCTTGGCAAACGCAATGAATTGCATACAACCATCGACATATTCAGGGTGGCCAGTAGGTAGATCTATCCAACTTGTATCCATATCTATACGAAAAATAGTATAGTAATAAGATATATAATTAGTAATATGCGTTGTATAATATGAAATTTTATAGGTAAACGTTATGATCATTATTAGAACCTTGATATAACATATAAATCATAACATAACTTTATGGTTTCTTTTCTTGGCAATTAACAATGATTTTATTAACAACAAAAAGAGACCTTGAAACATCAAGGTTACATTAATCGAGGGCCACCAAACAAAATCACCTCTAACAGAGGCACCTACCCAACCTAAGATATTACCAATAATCTAATTAGTGCTTCTACAAGAGACCTTAAACAAGATCTCTTTTACAAAATCATTTACTGATTTAAAAGCCTTCTTAAAAACAACAGGATTTCTACAAAACCAAATGTTATAAATTGATTCTGAAAAGCACATGACATAACTTTATGTTTCTTCTTTAATAATTCTTCACTAGTGACTAATATTTGGTACCTATATTCGTCTTCTCACTAGAACTTcatttctattaactccatattatatttttttagcaTAGAAGGTCATACTTTCAACTGCATGTGAATTCAACAAGGAAAACAAAGCATGCGAGTTTCACTCATTTATGAGCACAAAATTTCGACATAATGAATAAGATGGTAAAAGCTAAAAGAAAATATCCAAGGCAGGAGTCTAATAATTACACtcaaattttttgtttgatAATATGTATGATTTAATCTTTTTATCACTTACACACAACCACAAGTTGTGTAGAAAAATGAAGGCAAATTCTTCATAATAATAAGAATGTCAAATTTAACACTATGCACCTGTAAAACGCTTGGGAGAGAGATGTTGGGATAAAGTAGATCCCAAATTCCACAAAGAAGCTTAAAACCGGCGGCCACTTGAATTAAAGTCCAAAGGTTCCAATGCTTCTGTGTAAGATACATATTTGAAATGGTAAGtaaaaatacaaatttgaaATGGTAAGTAAAAATAtattaaccaaaaaaatataattaagtaCAAGTATAAgaaaggaaaataatatttagttaactttttaaaatCTTAAGTTCCCGTGCATTAGCACAGGCACATACTAGTGTCAAATAATAAGCAAATAGGTGTTGAAACTAACGAAGAATATTACAATTTACAACCcttataaagaaaaaacaaaaaatctaTAAGGTGACAATAAGCGACAATAAATATGGTAGATGTGTTGATTAGTGGTGATAGTGATTTGAATATTCTTATTCTCTATAAACTTATCAAGAATAGAGAGAATGGTTTCATGTATTTCAGTAGCGGAAACGAGAGATTATCAAGCTTTAATTGACAGAAAAGAACTATCAAAACTGAAGACAAAAGGCTGGCTAAATACCTAGCTAGTAcaataagagaaaaaaaaatcagtagaAGATATTTGGATCAACAGAATGTGAAGTAGAAGCAGCTCTATGAACAGGTTGAAACTGAAATCCTAAAGACATAACTGATCTGAACAAACTGGTCAGAACTGAACCGATAaaaactgatctgatcagaactgatcagaactgaactgatcTGATCAAAACTGATCATAACAGAACTGATCttatcagaactgatcagaactgaactgatctgatcagaacggAACATCATAACTGATCAGACCTAATCTGACCAGAACAAACCTAATATAGGAGAAAACTACAAGGATATTATTACTGGAGCTGATCAGagcagaactgatctgatcagaactgatcagaacagaactgtctgatcagaactgatcagaacagaactgatctgatcagaatgGAACATCATAACTGCTCAGAACTAATCTGACCAGAACAAACCTAATATGGGAGAAAACAACAAGGATACTATTACTGGAGCTGATCAGagcagaactgatctgatcagaactgtctgattaaaactgatcagaacagaactgatctgctCAGAACGGATTAGAACAGAACATCATaattgatcagaactgatctgatcagaacaaACCTAATATGGGAGAAAACAACAAGGATATTTTATTGTGAAAATTTTAATCTTTGATATATTAATTTCTTGTTTCTGATTTAGTAATTTTACTTCTTTGTGCTCTAAACCCGTGTTCGTTGGATCATTTTGATAGGTACATACTGATAACCCAGACGTACTCTTCAAAATTCTTTCTTCATTTGAGGGGTTCACAACCTAACTCAGGAATGGTTTTAGATCATGTCTCAAGTCTCAACTGTCAACTCTTAAGTCTCATGTCGTGTCCTGATTATGTTTCGACACATCACTAACTTAAACCCAGGCATTTAATGTTATTGATTGGTTACTGTAGGTGATATGGCATAATCATAGAGAATGGAAAACAAGATGATACGCATTATAGGATAGAAGACCTCTACAGTGGAAGAAACTACTACCCTCCAGCTCGTAATGTTTAGTTCACAGTTAGGTTCTTTTTTGTTTACCTTTCCCGTTTATTGAACTGTCCGAATAAACTTTGTAATCACACATCTTCCTCACACTACAATAAAAGCTTCTCTTGCACACAATCAAAACTAGATTTCATATATATACCCTAATTCATTTGATTAATTCACGTCTTTGCGTAATTTAGCATGTAATATATGCAGACCAAGACCGGGCCAACTGATTACCCATATTTACAAACAAATCTTTGTTCTCTCATATGTTCCTTCCATATAATCAAAATGATCAAATTTATACTACCAATCACAAATGAAAAAATTAACTTTGAACATCAAAAACATTATGCCTAATTTTTTTGTTCCCACGCTTATTCACATTTGACCAAAACTCAAAAAAGTTCATACAATAGATGAATAACAAAAGTTTCATATAATCTGCAATTTCATAGTCGACAGAATCAACCCCAACACTCTAAACTTAGTAGACAAAAATACTTGCATTATCTAGATTATACTAATACCCTAAAACTCTCAACCATATATGAATCCTCAATATATAAACCCTTCAAGCTCGATAAAAAACTATCCCAACTCCACTATGATTGTTCCAAGCACGATTACAACAACGAAATAATcctaatcatcatcatcataaacCAACATATATTGCATAAATGACGGATGAAGGCATCATTGTATCGTCATATGAGAATTTCATGCTTAAAACTAGAAAAACTACAATCCCACTAATTTTCGCATCATCTTGAACTTTAAATATTGGAATTCAAGCAAGGAAACACCATATAAATCTTGTAAATTAACATAGTAGAACTCCACAAATTAACCACCACCAGAGAACCACAATCAGACTatcaaattataaaaataaataaaaataaaaataaaaactacgaCATAAATACATGTGTAAAGAATACCTCTAGTGAAATAATTCAGCTTCTTCGTCGTCAATTACTTCAGATGTTGCTCGATCTACTGCCTCCAATCAACTACAGTCAATCGGCAATGGAAAACacaaacactacaagaaaatggtGTAAATATTGACCAAATTACATCGACGCTTTTAAAGAGGGTCGTTGTGAATTTTTTACGCGAAAACAAGTGAAGCAAATATCAACGCTTTTAAGCGCCGAAGTAAATACCAACCATAAACTGAGTCGAAATTTACCAACATAAACACGGTTTGACATACGTGTCATATTGCCCGCTAGTTGAAATTTTCAGAGACTCTTAATATTTCAAAACCGCTTTTCACACCTAGGAAACATTCAACCACTCTCATCTCAACTGACTCACCCATGTTCCCTCACTATTTTCAACAGAAAAAAAATTCGATCTGCTCTACCCAATTATTTTCGCATATGAAGGGGATTGTAATTTTTCAGATTTGATTTCACACTTGCACCACCTGCATTTCTCTCGCCTTTTTCTTCATACTATCTGGGGTTCTCTCGCCTTTTTCTTCATACAAATTGTGACTTTTCTCACTATTTTCCGGTTGAACTTTGGGTTTCTTTAGTATATGTGAAGCCTTGAAGGGGTTCAAATTGGTtagcttctttatttttttcatattcaatttatttttgatttattGAATTAGGCATAGTATTCTTGATTGATTAAATTGGTCTTTGTAAGATTGACTGTGTTAGATTCTTGTCAACCTTCATGATATTCAGTTTATCTATAAAATATGATGTAGGTATATTTCGGAACTCACTGACTAGTATGGTAGAAAAAAAGCATAGAGCATTCTTTTCTCTAGGTACGTCATTGTATAGTATGTTAGAGCTTGACTATGTCACTATCGCAGGGGCGTTATCTATTTTATCGTGAACTTGACAATGGGAATTTTACAATTGGCTGGTATACATCTTGCAGACTAAACCAGAATATGACAAGGAATGTAAGGTCTGTACAAGGCCTTTTACAGTTTTCTGCTTGAGACCAGGTGAAGATGCAAGGTATAAGAAAACTGAGATTTGCCAAACATGCAGTAAATTGAGATATGTATGTCAAGCATGTCTATTTGATCTTGAGTGTGATATGCTGGTCCAATTTCGAGACACTGCTCTTAGCATTCGCACTAATGATGCCATTCCCAAGAGGGAATATTTTGCCGAGGAACATGATGTCAATAGGGAATATTTTGCCGAGGAACATGACCGCAAGGTATACATCTTTGTTTCATAATAACTGATTACGTTTTGGGTGTGAGTTTGGAAAGTTACTTTACTAGTTTACCAAATTAAAAGTTAATGCAATGTCTGTGCTTTCTTTCTGGATTTCATATGGTAGTCAGTGTTCATTGTTTTACTGGTAGTCCACCTTACTGTTAGTTGCCAAACCACACGGTTAGGTTAGGTTGTTCATGTATAACTTCAGGAAGCCAATATTTTCTGAACTTTTGTAGTGACCTCAAGGTTTGGAATACGTTGTAAGTAGTCTGGTTAGCCCTCGTCTCTCGTTAGGCTTATTATTTGCATTGTAAGTAGTCAAACTGGATAGAATTTTGTTTCTAAAAGAGCTCAATGGGGACCAAATCCTGCTTcagttcctcaagagggggtAGCTTGTGTTTTACTCTAATTTTTGTTTCTGTAGGTTTGTGGTAAAGGTTTTCAAATATAATCGCTTCCTAGATGTACAAGCTTTACCATTTTTCAATAAGTTATCCATTTGAGGTCATTAGCCATTTAGTTAATCAGTTGTGGTCAACTGGTGATTGTAAACTTATCACGACGTATAATTATTTTTAGATCTCTCGCTCTCTTCTCCTTTGAACAAATGGTTTTTAACTCTGTTCTAATACTTGTATTGAACAATTGACGTGTCTTTCGACGTATATTTTGTTTATTGATACCTTTGGTGACTCCAAGTTTCAGTGAGTAGCTTTAAGCCGTATAACAAACCACCCCTCTTGCATTAGCATTGTGTTCCTTTTATATGTTTCTTCTGCACTATGCGGTTTTTTCAGCCAAAATCCCTTTCCTTCTGACATGGAGATCCAAGTCAATGCTTCATAATGGTAGACTCAAGTACTATTGATGTAAGCTATGTCAACAGCTGACAGTCAGCCATGGTAAACTGATCATTTCACAATCATTAGCTGTCTTTTTCTCTAGGGAGCTAGAATTGCAGAAGAATGTGTATGTAATTCATGTTTGTTTTTAAGTTCTTATTCATTTTCCAATCTAGTTCATTGAGCACTTGTTTTCTTTCAGGTATTTCCTTGTCATATTTGGACTTTGGGGTATGTTTagcctatttataggggaggAGAATGGTAATTTTTAATACTCTGTCACAATATGGGTTTAGCGGTGTCTAAGTATTCTACATTGGCCTAGAGTAGCTCAACTTGCTTGAGATTAGTTGTGGGTTGGGTACCCTTGCTATCAATACACTGGCATTACACTTTCAGAAGAGCAACTGAAATTTGCCGAGTAGAAGATGATAAAGGAGGTTGGCTTGTTTGATTTGTTGTCTCTCTAAACTCTATCAAATGCCTTTCTTCACTTTCACTTCCAATAAATGTGATATGCACACAGGATCGCATAACACTCCTTCTCTGTTATAATCTACAACTACAACTGCAAGGTGCCCAATAATATGATTCAATTTTCAGCTTGTATGGCCCCCTCAAAATTCTCTGCAAAAAGCAGTAgccaataaatatatatttcttcCTTCCTTTTATCCTCTAATTGTTAATTTTCTTATGTTTTATGGTACAGTGAGATGCTAGAAACAACATAAAGACATGAATCAGCAGAGTAGGACATGAATACAGTCGAAAGGGTTTGAGCGGTTTGTTTGCGCAGGAAACTAATGCAGTAAATCCATATTTCTGGAAGATGGTCCAGGAAATCATCAAGTTAAAAATGTAAGTGATAATTCAAGTGTTATATTTTCTCAATATGACTCCTATATGGCTGTATATATGCTTGTTACATTGATGTCTAAGTTGCCAACTTCCCATTTGTAACAACTCACAAATGTTAATACTTAAAAGGAATGCAAAAGATGGATATAATTGCAGCTATATCCGGCCTTGTTTTTTAACATTggtcaataaaataaattttaatcaaTATAAATCAGGTTTAATCAATATCTATAGCTATTACTAAAAGAAATACCGCTGACATTATTATTGGACACGTGTCATTTTCTCCTTTAGTTTTTTCTCGCTTAAAT
Protein-coding sequences here:
- the LOC130464813 gene encoding uncharacterized protein, which gives rise to MDTSWIDLPTGHPEYVDGCMQFIAFAKQGLFEGKIRCPCKNCKVDKWFPVNDVERHILFKGFYKSYRNWIFHGKGDMVQRMLGSDGGSTSEGSLGNKSGFVGRDNMGGLLRSAFSVNVPPNFPTFEAREDGEWYEEPVSYDTDVQYDDSTIEEDATYKKLLQASEEKLYEGCINFSKLSFLLHLFHLKCMHHWSIESFNMLLKLILDAFPQILDFPSSYYYSKKMIKDLGLGYEKIDACPNDCMLYWGEFLEKDKCHVCGKSRWKTTKGKKGDDVSDQGTNTCKKGVPAKVMRYFPLIPRLKRIYMSSETAENMRWHDTERLGEDDKKILRHPSDAIAWKAFDECYTYFALDPRSVRLGLASDGFNPYRLMNTTYSTWPVVLIPYNIPPWLCMKPSSFILSTLIPGKASLGNDIDVYLQPLVHELKLLWGGVEAFDAFDGVKFNLRAALLWTINDFPSYAMLSGLSTKGYNACPICMDSTPSDRFGNKICYCSYRKWLPADHPYRRQGVKFCEKFGTNELGEAPSRPSGTDILRQQEKVEYVYGKSKAPPKKRQRGHTDNNDVQDEIVFGTKRSIFFDLVYWEHNLLRHNLDVMHIEKNVSENHLGTLLSMDKSRDNRDDREALEAWTIKTHLWLSVDHNGNEYMPSASYSMSREEKERFLNVLEKLKVPDGYGSNLSSCVNMKQRELINLKSHDNHVLMQDILPVALRVSNATKVIDLLARLSSFFKKLCSTSIDPDDLDGLQDGIVLTLCQLEMEFLPSFFTIMSHVTNKTQPEGSIAEGYLLEETIRFCSRYLQGVKTIFNMPKRMDDDISNSDDYLFNSGGRVIGKEVSIRLDGQSLKQAHRYVLLHSDEIKGDLDEILTEKRQMNLETSVAESDESKWIINEFGGWLRNKVHSIDATTEDGKLRNPLAGGLHSYGRKLKGYIINGYKFLSTDRDCRLLTQNSGVMVEADGVAYYGKVMDIYELNYYGDYKVVLFRCDWVDIRRGVRTYPNGGVCVNFSKLMHTGRLLQDDPFVFSSQAK